A part of Aegilops tauschii subsp. strangulata cultivar AL8/78 chromosome 2, Aet v6.0, whole genome shotgun sequence genomic DNA contains:
- the LOC109748334 gene encoding 26S proteasome non-ATPase regulatory subunit 1 homolog A isoform X1 has protein sequence MAAVATVSSAGGILAMLHEPAEELKLHALASLNSVVHLFYPEISTSIPTIESLYEDEEFDQRQLAALVVSKVFYYLGELNDALLYALGAGPLFDVSEDSDYAHALLAKALDEYASFKTRASKATEEEENVDPRLEAIVERMLEKYDKILPFVHILLFIRWSIQLTVTLCCRCVLDGKYQQAMGMAVECRRLDKLEEAIVRCDNIHGALSYCINLSHQYVSHREYRCEVLRCLVKIYQTLPHPDFLSICQCLMFLGEPETVANILDTLISGSKDDALLAYQIAFDLVENENQAFLLNVRNRLDSQTPGQSNPDSGSALPVDQTVNAGTTSTEPAGDVQMGDDTTTANGNAHPVDPNEAAHADKLAKLKGILSGEKSIQLTLQFLYSHNRSDLLILKTIKQAVEMRNSVCHSATICSNAIMHAGTTVDTFLRENLEWLSRATNWAKFSATAGLGVIHRGHLQQGRALMAPYLPQSGAVGGGSPYSEGGALYALGLIHANHGEGIKQFLRESLRNTSAEVIQHGACLGLGLASLGTADEEVFEDIKNVLYTDSAVAGEAAGIGMGLLMVGTASEKAAEMLAYAHDTQHEKIIRGLALGIALTVYGREEEADTLIEQMTRDQDPILRYGGMYALALAYRGTANNKAIHQLLHFAVSDVSDDVRRTAVMGLGFVLYNEPEQTPRIVSLLSESYNPHVRYGAALAVGISCAGTGLSDAISLLEPLTSDVVDFVRQGALIAMAMVMIQTNESFDSRVGTFRRQLEKIILDKHEDTMSKMGAILASGILDAGGRNVTIKLLSRNKHDKLTAVIGLAVFTQFWYWYPLLYFISLAFSPTAIIGLNSNLEVPKFEFLSHAKPSLFEYPKPTTQQTTTSAVKLPTAILSTYAKAKSRAKKDAESKAANQEKTAEAESKANQEKSTAESKPSQEKSTDAESKAKTTEDASGSTSGEAAKTQEKDGDAMQVDGAAEKKAPEPEPAFQILANPARVVPAQEKFIKFIEGSRYVPVRPAPCGFILLRDTQPSEAEELVLTDAPATVATGAGNNAAAAAAGQGSAAMAVDDEPQPPQPFEYSA, from the exons ATGGCGGCGGTGGCGACTGTCAGCTCGGCCGGCGGGATCCTCGCCATGCTCCACGAGCCGGCGGAGGAGCTCAAGctgcacgcgctcgccagcctcaACTCCGTCGTCCACCTCTTCTACCCCGAGATCTCCACCAGCATCCCCACCAT TGAGAGCTTGTATGAAGATGAGGAGTTTGACCAGAGACAGCTAGCTGCACTAGTTGTTTCTAAG GTATTTTATTACTTGGGCGAGTTAAATGATGCACTATTGTATGCACTTGGTGCTGGGCCTCTGTTTGACGTTTCTGAGGATTCAGATTATGCTCATGCTCTTCTAG CCAAAGCATTAGATGAATATGCGAGTTTCAAGACAAGAGCTTCTAAAGCTACCGAGGAAGAAGAAAATGTGGATCCTAGATTAGAGGCCATAGTGGAGAGGATGTTGGAGAAGTATGATAAGATCCTACCGTTTGTGCATATTCTCTTATTTATCAGATGGAGTATTCAGCTAACAGTTACTCTTTGCTGTAGGTGTGTTCTTGATGGGAAATACCAACAGGCCATGGGTATGGCTGTTGAATGCAGGAGACTGGATAAACTGGAGGAAGCAATTGTTCGGTGTGATAATATTCACGGGGCTCTTTCATATTGCATCAACCTTTCTCATCAATATGTTAGTCACCGTGAATATCGCTGTGAG GTTCTTCGCTGTCTTGTTAAAATATACCAGACTTTGCCGCATCCAGATTTTCTGAGCATCTGCCAGTGCCTTATGTTTCTGGGTGAGCCTGAAACTGTTGCGAATATATTGGACACACTAATTTCTGGAAGCAAG GATGATGCTCTCCTTGCATACCAAATTGCTTTTGATCTGGTGGAAAATGAAAATCAGGCCTTCCTTCTGAATGTGAGGAATCGCCTGGACTCACAGACTCCTGGTCAGTCCAACCCTGATAGTGGTTCAGCTTTACCAGTTGATCAGACTGTTAACGCGGGTACAACTAGCACAGAACCAGCGGGTGATGTTCAGATGGGAGATGACACTACTACGGCAAATGGAAATgctcacccagttgatccaaATGAGGCAGCGCATGCTGATAAGCTTGCAAAACTTAAAGGGATACTGTCAGGGGAGAAGTCTATTCAGCTTACGCTGCAATTTTTGTATAGCCACAACAG GTCCGATCTTCTAATTCTGAAGACAATAAAGCAGGCCGTGGAAATGAGGAACAGTGTTTGCCATAGCGCAACTATTTGTTCCAATGCGATCATGCATGCAGGAACAACTGTAGATACTTTTCTAAGAGAGAATCTG GAGTGGTTGAGCAGGGCTACTAATTGGGCTAAATTCAGTGCAACAGCTGGGCTAGGTGTGATTCATAGAGGCCACCTTCAGCAAGGTCGGGCTTTGATGGCCCCATACCTACCTCAAAGTGGTGCAGTTGGTGGTGGCAGTCCATACTCGGAAGGTGGTGCCCTCTATGCTTTAGGTTTGATTCATGCCAACCATGGTGAAGGAATCAAACAATTCCTCCGTGAAAGCCTTCGCAACACCAGTGCAGAG GTCATCCAGCATGGTGCTTGTTTGGGACTTGGGCTTGCCTCTCTGGGGACAGCAGATGAAGAAGTGTTTGAGGACATAAAGAATGTCCTTTACACAGACAGTGCTGTGGCTGGTGAAGCAGCTGGTATTGGCATGGGTTTGCTCATGGTAGGGACAGCCAGCGAGAAGGCTGCTGAGATGCTCGCTTATGCACATGATACACAGCATGAAAAGATTATCAG GGGTTTGGCACTTGGCATCGCATTGACGGTGTATGGCAGGGAAGAGGAAGCTGACACCTTGATCGAACAAATGACTAGAGATCAAGATCCCATACTACGTTATGGTGGTATGTATGCATTGGCTCTAGCCTACAGAGGAACCGCGAATAACAAAGCTATCCATCAGCTGCTGCATTTTGCTGTATCGGACGTCAGTGATGATGTTCGTAGGACTGCAGTTATGGGTCTTGGATTTGTTCTATACAACGAACCTGAGCAG ACTCCAAGAATTGTGTCCCTGCTCTCTGAATCATACAACCCGCATGTTCGTTATGGTGCAGCTTTAGCTGTTGGGATATCCTGTGCAGGAACAGGGTTAAGTGATGCCATTTCCTTGTTGGAGCCTCTCACGTCGGACGTTGTTGACTTTGTACGTCAGGGGGCTCTAATTGCCATGGCAATGGTCATGATCCAGACGAATGAATCCTTTGATTCTCGTGTTGGAACATTCAGGCGTCAGTTGGAGAAGATCATCCTTGACAAGCATGAGGACACCATGAGCAAAATGGGTGCCATACTTGCTTCTGGTATTCTGGATGCTGGTGGCAGGAATGTCACAATCAAACTTCTCTCGAGGAACAAGCATGACAAGCTCACTGCTGTGATTGGCCTCGCTGTTTTCACCCAGTTCTGGTACTGGTACCCACTCCTATACTTTATCAGCTTGGCCTTCTCGCCAACAGCCATCATTGGTCTCAACTCGAACCTGGAAGTGCCTAAGTTCGAATTCCTGTCACATGCTAAACCGTCCCTCTTTGAGTATCCGAAGCCGACCACTCAGCAGACTACGACTTCAGCAGTCAAGCTGCCCACAGCCATTTTGTCAACCTATGCCAAGGCAAAATCTAGGGCGAAGAAGGATGCAGAAAGCAAAGCTGCTAACCAGGAGAAGACAGCAGAAGCAGAAAGCAAAGCTAACCAGGAGAAGTCAACAGCAGAAAGCAAACCTAGCCAGGAGAAATCAACGGACGCAGAAAGCAAAGCTAAGACAACGGAAGATGCTTCTGGTTCTACTTCAGGCGAGGCAGCTAAGACACAGGAGAAGGATGGTGATGCAATGCAG GTTGACGGCGCGGCAGAGAAGAAGGCCCCGGAGCCAGAACCGGCCTTCCAGATCCTGGCGAACCCAGCCCGTGTTGTCCCCGCGCAGGAGAAGTTCATCAAGTTCATCGAGGGCAGCCGATACGTCCCCGTGAGGCCCGCCCCCTGTGGGTTCATCCTCCTCCGAGACACGCAGCCCAGCGAGGCGGAGGAGCTGGTGCTCACCGACGCCCCTGCGACCGTGGCCACGGGCGCTGGCAACAATGCAGCAGCCGCTGCTGCGGGGCAAGGCTCGGCCGCCATGGCCGTCGACGACGAGCCCCAGCCGCCCCAACCTTTCGAGTACTCGGCGTAG
- the LOC109748334 gene encoding 26S proteasome non-ATPase regulatory subunit 1 homolog A isoform X4 — protein sequence MAAVATVSSAGGILAMLHEPAEELKLHALASLNSVVHLFYPEISTSIPTIESLYEDEEFDQRQLAALVVSKVFYYLGELNDALLYALGAGPLFDVSEDSDYAHALLAKALDEYASFKTRASKATEEEENVDPRLEAIVERMLEKCVLDGKYQQAMGMAVECRRLDKLEEAIVRCDNIHGALSYCINLSHQYVSHREYRCEVLRCLVKIYQTLPHPDFLSICQCLMFLGEPETVANILDTLISGSKDDALLAYQIAFDLVENENQAFLLNVRNRLDSQTPEPAGDVQMGDDTTTANGNAHPVDPNEAAHADKLAKLKGILSGEKSIQLTLQFLYSHNRSDLLILKTIKQAVEMRNSVCHSATICSNAIMHAGTTVDTFLRENLEWLSRATNWAKFSATAGLGVIHRGHLQQGRALMAPYLPQSGAVGGGSPYSEGGALYALGLIHANHGEGIKQFLRESLRNTSAEVIQHGACLGLGLASLGTADEEVFEDIKNVLYTDSAVAGEAAGIGMGLLMVGTASEKAAEMLAYAHDTQHEKIIRGLALGIALTVYGREEEADTLIEQMTRDQDPILRYGGMYALALAYRGTANNKAIHQLLHFAVSDVSDDVRRTAVMGLGFVLYNEPEQTPRIVSLLSESYNPHVRYGAALAVGISCAGTGLSDAISLLEPLTSDVVDFVRQGALIAMAMVMIQTNESFDSRVGTFRRQLEKIILDKHEDTMSKMGAILASGILDAGGRNVTIKLLSRNKHDKLTAVIGLAVFTQFWYWYPLLYFISLAFSPTAIIGLNSNLEVPKFEFLSHAKPSLFEYPKPTTQQTTTSAVKLPTAILSTYAKAKSRAKKDAESKAANQEKTAEAESKANQEKSTAESKPSQEKSTDAESKAKTTEDASGSTSGEAAKTQEKDGDAMQVDGAAEKKAPEPEPAFQILANPARVVPAQEKFIKFIEGSRYVPVRPAPCGFILLRDTQPSEAEELVLTDAPATVATGAGNNAAAAAAGQGSAAMAVDDEPQPPQPFEYSA from the exons ATGGCGGCGGTGGCGACTGTCAGCTCGGCCGGCGGGATCCTCGCCATGCTCCACGAGCCGGCGGAGGAGCTCAAGctgcacgcgctcgccagcctcaACTCCGTCGTCCACCTCTTCTACCCCGAGATCTCCACCAGCATCCCCACCAT TGAGAGCTTGTATGAAGATGAGGAGTTTGACCAGAGACAGCTAGCTGCACTAGTTGTTTCTAAG GTATTTTATTACTTGGGCGAGTTAAATGATGCACTATTGTATGCACTTGGTGCTGGGCCTCTGTTTGACGTTTCTGAGGATTCAGATTATGCTCATGCTCTTCTAG CCAAAGCATTAGATGAATATGCGAGTTTCAAGACAAGAGCTTCTAAAGCTACCGAGGAAGAAGAAAATGTGGATCCTAGATTAGAGGCCATAGTGGAGAGGATGTTGGAGAA GTGTGTTCTTGATGGGAAATACCAACAGGCCATGGGTATGGCTGTTGAATGCAGGAGACTGGATAAACTGGAGGAAGCAATTGTTCGGTGTGATAATATTCACGGGGCTCTTTCATATTGCATCAACCTTTCTCATCAATATGTTAGTCACCGTGAATATCGCTGTGAG GTTCTTCGCTGTCTTGTTAAAATATACCAGACTTTGCCGCATCCAGATTTTCTGAGCATCTGCCAGTGCCTTATGTTTCTGGGTGAGCCTGAAACTGTTGCGAATATATTGGACACACTAATTTCTGGAAGCAAG GATGATGCTCTCCTTGCATACCAAATTGCTTTTGATCTGGTGGAAAATGAAAATCAGGCCTTCCTTCTGAATGTGAGGAATCGCCTGGACTCACAGACTCCTG AACCAGCGGGTGATGTTCAGATGGGAGATGACACTACTACGGCAAATGGAAATgctcacccagttgatccaaATGAGGCAGCGCATGCTGATAAGCTTGCAAAACTTAAAGGGATACTGTCAGGGGAGAAGTCTATTCAGCTTACGCTGCAATTTTTGTATAGCCACAACAG GTCCGATCTTCTAATTCTGAAGACAATAAAGCAGGCCGTGGAAATGAGGAACAGTGTTTGCCATAGCGCAACTATTTGTTCCAATGCGATCATGCATGCAGGAACAACTGTAGATACTTTTCTAAGAGAGAATCTG GAGTGGTTGAGCAGGGCTACTAATTGGGCTAAATTCAGTGCAACAGCTGGGCTAGGTGTGATTCATAGAGGCCACCTTCAGCAAGGTCGGGCTTTGATGGCCCCATACCTACCTCAAAGTGGTGCAGTTGGTGGTGGCAGTCCATACTCGGAAGGTGGTGCCCTCTATGCTTTAGGTTTGATTCATGCCAACCATGGTGAAGGAATCAAACAATTCCTCCGTGAAAGCCTTCGCAACACCAGTGCAGAG GTCATCCAGCATGGTGCTTGTTTGGGACTTGGGCTTGCCTCTCTGGGGACAGCAGATGAAGAAGTGTTTGAGGACATAAAGAATGTCCTTTACACAGACAGTGCTGTGGCTGGTGAAGCAGCTGGTATTGGCATGGGTTTGCTCATGGTAGGGACAGCCAGCGAGAAGGCTGCTGAGATGCTCGCTTATGCACATGATACACAGCATGAAAAGATTATCAG GGGTTTGGCACTTGGCATCGCATTGACGGTGTATGGCAGGGAAGAGGAAGCTGACACCTTGATCGAACAAATGACTAGAGATCAAGATCCCATACTACGTTATGGTGGTATGTATGCATTGGCTCTAGCCTACAGAGGAACCGCGAATAACAAAGCTATCCATCAGCTGCTGCATTTTGCTGTATCGGACGTCAGTGATGATGTTCGTAGGACTGCAGTTATGGGTCTTGGATTTGTTCTATACAACGAACCTGAGCAG ACTCCAAGAATTGTGTCCCTGCTCTCTGAATCATACAACCCGCATGTTCGTTATGGTGCAGCTTTAGCTGTTGGGATATCCTGTGCAGGAACAGGGTTAAGTGATGCCATTTCCTTGTTGGAGCCTCTCACGTCGGACGTTGTTGACTTTGTACGTCAGGGGGCTCTAATTGCCATGGCAATGGTCATGATCCAGACGAATGAATCCTTTGATTCTCGTGTTGGAACATTCAGGCGTCAGTTGGAGAAGATCATCCTTGACAAGCATGAGGACACCATGAGCAAAATGGGTGCCATACTTGCTTCTGGTATTCTGGATGCTGGTGGCAGGAATGTCACAATCAAACTTCTCTCGAGGAACAAGCATGACAAGCTCACTGCTGTGATTGGCCTCGCTGTTTTCACCCAGTTCTGGTACTGGTACCCACTCCTATACTTTATCAGCTTGGCCTTCTCGCCAACAGCCATCATTGGTCTCAACTCGAACCTGGAAGTGCCTAAGTTCGAATTCCTGTCACATGCTAAACCGTCCCTCTTTGAGTATCCGAAGCCGACCACTCAGCAGACTACGACTTCAGCAGTCAAGCTGCCCACAGCCATTTTGTCAACCTATGCCAAGGCAAAATCTAGGGCGAAGAAGGATGCAGAAAGCAAAGCTGCTAACCAGGAGAAGACAGCAGAAGCAGAAAGCAAAGCTAACCAGGAGAAGTCAACAGCAGAAAGCAAACCTAGCCAGGAGAAATCAACGGACGCAGAAAGCAAAGCTAAGACAACGGAAGATGCTTCTGGTTCTACTTCAGGCGAGGCAGCTAAGACACAGGAGAAGGATGGTGATGCAATGCAG GTTGACGGCGCGGCAGAGAAGAAGGCCCCGGAGCCAGAACCGGCCTTCCAGATCCTGGCGAACCCAGCCCGTGTTGTCCCCGCGCAGGAGAAGTTCATCAAGTTCATCGAGGGCAGCCGATACGTCCCCGTGAGGCCCGCCCCCTGTGGGTTCATCCTCCTCCGAGACACGCAGCCCAGCGAGGCGGAGGAGCTGGTGCTCACCGACGCCCCTGCGACCGTGGCCACGGGCGCTGGCAACAATGCAGCAGCCGCTGCTGCGGGGCAAGGCTCGGCCGCCATGGCCGTCGACGACGAGCCCCAGCCGCCCCAACCTTTCGAGTACTCGGCGTAG
- the LOC109748334 gene encoding 26S proteasome non-ATPase regulatory subunit 1 homolog A isoform X3, whose protein sequence is MAAVATVSSAGGILAMLHEPAEELKLHALASLNSVVHLFYPEISTSIPTIESLYEDEEFDQRQLAALVVSKVFYYLGELNDALLYALGAGPLFDVSEDSDYAHALLAKALDEYASFKTRASKATEEEENVDPRLEAIVERMLEKCVLDGKYQQAMGMAVECRRLDKLEEAIVRCDNIHGALSYCINLSHQYVSHREYRCEVLRCLVKIYQTLPHPDFLSICQCLMFLGEPETVANILDTLISGSKDDALLAYQIAFDLVENENQAFLLNVRNRLDSQTPGQSNPDSGSALPVDQTVNAGTTSTEPAGDVQMGDDTTTANGNAHPVDPNEAAHADKLAKLKGILSGEKSIQLTLQFLYSHNRSDLLILKTIKQAVEMRNSVCHSATICSNAIMHAGTTVDTFLRENLEWLSRATNWAKFSATAGLGVIHRGHLQQGRALMAPYLPQSGAVGGGSPYSEGGALYALGLIHANHGEGIKQFLRESLRNTSAEVIQHGACLGLGLASLGTADEEVFEDIKNVLYTDSAVAGEAAGIGMGLLMVGTASEKAAEMLAYAHDTQHEKIIRGLALGIALTVYGREEEADTLIEQMTRDQDPILRYGGMYALALAYRGTANNKAIHQLLHFAVSDVSDDVRRTAVMGLGFVLYNEPEQTPRIVSLLSESYNPHVRYGAALAVGISCAGTGLSDAISLLEPLTSDVVDFVRQGALIAMAMVMIQTNESFDSRVGTFRRQLEKIILDKHEDTMSKMGAILASGILDAGGRNVTIKLLSRNKHDKLTAVIGLAVFTQFWYWYPLLYFISLAFSPTAIIGLNSNLEVPKFEFLSHAKPSLFEYPKPTTQQTTTSAVKLPTAILSTYAKAKSRAKKDAESKAANQEKTAEAESKANQEKSTAESKPSQEKSTDAESKAKTTEDASGSTSGEAAKTQEKDGDAMQVDGAAEKKAPEPEPAFQILANPARVVPAQEKFIKFIEGSRYVPVRPAPCGFILLRDTQPSEAEELVLTDAPATVATGAGNNAAAAAAGQGSAAMAVDDEPQPPQPFEYSA, encoded by the exons ATGGCGGCGGTGGCGACTGTCAGCTCGGCCGGCGGGATCCTCGCCATGCTCCACGAGCCGGCGGAGGAGCTCAAGctgcacgcgctcgccagcctcaACTCCGTCGTCCACCTCTTCTACCCCGAGATCTCCACCAGCATCCCCACCAT TGAGAGCTTGTATGAAGATGAGGAGTTTGACCAGAGACAGCTAGCTGCACTAGTTGTTTCTAAG GTATTTTATTACTTGGGCGAGTTAAATGATGCACTATTGTATGCACTTGGTGCTGGGCCTCTGTTTGACGTTTCTGAGGATTCAGATTATGCTCATGCTCTTCTAG CCAAAGCATTAGATGAATATGCGAGTTTCAAGACAAGAGCTTCTAAAGCTACCGAGGAAGAAGAAAATGTGGATCCTAGATTAGAGGCCATAGTGGAGAGGATGTTGGAGAA GTGTGTTCTTGATGGGAAATACCAACAGGCCATGGGTATGGCTGTTGAATGCAGGAGACTGGATAAACTGGAGGAAGCAATTGTTCGGTGTGATAATATTCACGGGGCTCTTTCATATTGCATCAACCTTTCTCATCAATATGTTAGTCACCGTGAATATCGCTGTGAG GTTCTTCGCTGTCTTGTTAAAATATACCAGACTTTGCCGCATCCAGATTTTCTGAGCATCTGCCAGTGCCTTATGTTTCTGGGTGAGCCTGAAACTGTTGCGAATATATTGGACACACTAATTTCTGGAAGCAAG GATGATGCTCTCCTTGCATACCAAATTGCTTTTGATCTGGTGGAAAATGAAAATCAGGCCTTCCTTCTGAATGTGAGGAATCGCCTGGACTCACAGACTCCTGGTCAGTCCAACCCTGATAGTGGTTCAGCTTTACCAGTTGATCAGACTGTTAACGCGGGTACAACTAGCACAGAACCAGCGGGTGATGTTCAGATGGGAGATGACACTACTACGGCAAATGGAAATgctcacccagttgatccaaATGAGGCAGCGCATGCTGATAAGCTTGCAAAACTTAAAGGGATACTGTCAGGGGAGAAGTCTATTCAGCTTACGCTGCAATTTTTGTATAGCCACAACAG GTCCGATCTTCTAATTCTGAAGACAATAAAGCAGGCCGTGGAAATGAGGAACAGTGTTTGCCATAGCGCAACTATTTGTTCCAATGCGATCATGCATGCAGGAACAACTGTAGATACTTTTCTAAGAGAGAATCTG GAGTGGTTGAGCAGGGCTACTAATTGGGCTAAATTCAGTGCAACAGCTGGGCTAGGTGTGATTCATAGAGGCCACCTTCAGCAAGGTCGGGCTTTGATGGCCCCATACCTACCTCAAAGTGGTGCAGTTGGTGGTGGCAGTCCATACTCGGAAGGTGGTGCCCTCTATGCTTTAGGTTTGATTCATGCCAACCATGGTGAAGGAATCAAACAATTCCTCCGTGAAAGCCTTCGCAACACCAGTGCAGAG GTCATCCAGCATGGTGCTTGTTTGGGACTTGGGCTTGCCTCTCTGGGGACAGCAGATGAAGAAGTGTTTGAGGACATAAAGAATGTCCTTTACACAGACAGTGCTGTGGCTGGTGAAGCAGCTGGTATTGGCATGGGTTTGCTCATGGTAGGGACAGCCAGCGAGAAGGCTGCTGAGATGCTCGCTTATGCACATGATACACAGCATGAAAAGATTATCAG GGGTTTGGCACTTGGCATCGCATTGACGGTGTATGGCAGGGAAGAGGAAGCTGACACCTTGATCGAACAAATGACTAGAGATCAAGATCCCATACTACGTTATGGTGGTATGTATGCATTGGCTCTAGCCTACAGAGGAACCGCGAATAACAAAGCTATCCATCAGCTGCTGCATTTTGCTGTATCGGACGTCAGTGATGATGTTCGTAGGACTGCAGTTATGGGTCTTGGATTTGTTCTATACAACGAACCTGAGCAG ACTCCAAGAATTGTGTCCCTGCTCTCTGAATCATACAACCCGCATGTTCGTTATGGTGCAGCTTTAGCTGTTGGGATATCCTGTGCAGGAACAGGGTTAAGTGATGCCATTTCCTTGTTGGAGCCTCTCACGTCGGACGTTGTTGACTTTGTACGTCAGGGGGCTCTAATTGCCATGGCAATGGTCATGATCCAGACGAATGAATCCTTTGATTCTCGTGTTGGAACATTCAGGCGTCAGTTGGAGAAGATCATCCTTGACAAGCATGAGGACACCATGAGCAAAATGGGTGCCATACTTGCTTCTGGTATTCTGGATGCTGGTGGCAGGAATGTCACAATCAAACTTCTCTCGAGGAACAAGCATGACAAGCTCACTGCTGTGATTGGCCTCGCTGTTTTCACCCAGTTCTGGTACTGGTACCCACTCCTATACTTTATCAGCTTGGCCTTCTCGCCAACAGCCATCATTGGTCTCAACTCGAACCTGGAAGTGCCTAAGTTCGAATTCCTGTCACATGCTAAACCGTCCCTCTTTGAGTATCCGAAGCCGACCACTCAGCAGACTACGACTTCAGCAGTCAAGCTGCCCACAGCCATTTTGTCAACCTATGCCAAGGCAAAATCTAGGGCGAAGAAGGATGCAGAAAGCAAAGCTGCTAACCAGGAGAAGACAGCAGAAGCAGAAAGCAAAGCTAACCAGGAGAAGTCAACAGCAGAAAGCAAACCTAGCCAGGAGAAATCAACGGACGCAGAAAGCAAAGCTAAGACAACGGAAGATGCTTCTGGTTCTACTTCAGGCGAGGCAGCTAAGACACAGGAGAAGGATGGTGATGCAATGCAG GTTGACGGCGCGGCAGAGAAGAAGGCCCCGGAGCCAGAACCGGCCTTCCAGATCCTGGCGAACCCAGCCCGTGTTGTCCCCGCGCAGGAGAAGTTCATCAAGTTCATCGAGGGCAGCCGATACGTCCCCGTGAGGCCCGCCCCCTGTGGGTTCATCCTCCTCCGAGACACGCAGCCCAGCGAGGCGGAGGAGCTGGTGCTCACCGACGCCCCTGCGACCGTGGCCACGGGCGCTGGCAACAATGCAGCAGCCGCTGCTGCGGGGCAAGGCTCGGCCGCCATGGCCGTCGACGACGAGCCCCAGCCGCCCCAACCTTTCGAGTACTCGGCGTAG